The Leptospirales bacterium genome has a window encoding:
- the bioB gene encoding biotin synthase BioB, whose product MATNNAAFLELLREQAQAQKPLDASGALRILEDRALPTVQLLGIASIPRQQRFGRKVQVHILNNVRNGYCPEDCGYCAQRKGGEAPIAAYGDKSDEEILEEARLAYENGAYRYCMVVSGRGPGSRQVQHFAGLIQKIKQRYPLSICLSAGILTDPELAVELKSAGLDRYNHNLNTSQRYYDTICSTHDYEDRRSTLQTMSAAGVQLCSGVIAGMGESAEDLVAVALELQSLGAPSIPVNFFLPTEGHAIEHPAALNAEDCLRILIMFRLTNPAAEIRMAAGRERYLGDRQSEALQIANSLFVSGYLNVQGDNAAATFAMIQAAGYEPEFPEGRPPLSFSQQEPPESAGDSLALKDIAALRPARRSAP is encoded by the coding sequence ATGGCCACAAATAACGCCGCGTTTCTAGAGCTTTTGCGGGAGCAGGCGCAAGCGCAAAAGCCGCTCGATGCATCCGGCGCCTTGCGCATCCTTGAGGATCGCGCATTGCCAACGGTTCAGTTGCTTGGCATCGCTTCCATTCCAAGGCAGCAACGTTTTGGGCGCAAAGTCCAGGTGCACATCCTGAACAATGTCCGCAATGGATACTGTCCGGAGGACTGCGGCTACTGCGCCCAGCGCAAGGGCGGGGAAGCGCCGATCGCCGCCTACGGCGACAAGAGCGACGAAGAAATCCTCGAAGAGGCGCGGCTGGCCTATGAAAACGGGGCCTATCGCTACTGTATGGTGGTCAGCGGCAGAGGGCCAGGTTCGCGGCAGGTACAGCACTTTGCTGGCTTAATTCAGAAAATAAAACAACGCTATCCGCTATCGATCTGTCTGTCGGCGGGTATATTGACTGATCCGGAGCTTGCCGTCGAGCTTAAGTCAGCGGGACTCGACCGCTACAACCACAACCTGAATACCTCGCAGCGATACTACGATACAATTTGCAGCACACACGACTATGAGGATCGGCGGTCAACATTGCAGACCATGTCGGCGGCGGGCGTTCAACTCTGCAGCGGCGTCATTGCCGGCATGGGCGAAAGCGCCGAGGATCTGGTCGCCGTCGCTCTGGAATTGCAGTCGCTTGGCGCGCCTTCCATTCCGGTGAATTTCTTTTTGCCAACCGAGGGCCATGCCATTGAGCATCCGGCTGCGCTGAACGCTGAGGATTGTTTGCGAATCTTAATTATGTTTCGACTCACTAATCCGGCGGCGGAGATTCGCATGGCGGCCGGACGGGAGCGCTACCTTGGCGATCGACAATCAGAGGCCTTGCAGATTGCAAACTCCCTGTTTGTGTCCGGCTACCTGAATGTGCAGGGCGATAACGCTGCTGCTACCTTCGCCATGATCCAGGCTGCAGGCTACGAGCCTGAATTTCCGGAGGGACGCCCGCCGTTGAGCTTCTCCCAGCAAGAACCGCCGGAAAGTGCAGGAGATTCGCTGGCGTTGAAGGATATTGCCGCGCTGCGGCCAGCGCGCCGCTCGGCGCCTTGA
- the bioA gene encoding adenosylmethionine--8-amino-7-oxononanoate transaminase, which translates to MNANRGEAPWLSSYRDHAWQPYTQMQLAPAPLLVRRASGAELLLEDGRKLIDAIGSWWVNIHGHCNPRINAAIARQLQEFEHVIYAGLVHEPALQLSARLAQLSEKRLPRCFFSDNGSTAVEVAMKMAYQSFWNRGLRERRKFVTLGGGYHGDTFGAMAVGARGVFHQAFAPLLFPVHSIPQPHVPFAFFRNEPAALQSLQPTLTALAELLQREGETICALILEPIVQGASGAFNFYPPILLRQIRELCDRHEVLLIADEVFTGCGRLGRMFAFEHAGVWPDLMALSKGLSGGYLPFAATLASEQVFAAFLSNERQNTLFHGHSMTASALGCAAALASLDLLAEGALQQSAALEAQHKRALLKLQSGAVADLIGEVRQLGSVAAVKLRIDAAYTSEFGWRFMQAAMERGALLRPLGDVIYLTPCYNISESQLGECYLIIEGILQEFLAKGIIRPSAS; encoded by the coding sequence ATGAACGCTAATCGAGGCGAAGCGCCCTGGCTATCATCGTATCGCGACCATGCCTGGCAGCCATACACGCAGATGCAACTGGCGCCCGCGCCGCTGCTGGTGCGCCGCGCAAGCGGCGCAGAGCTACTTCTGGAGGACGGCCGCAAACTGATCGATGCCATTGGCTCCTGGTGGGTCAACATTCACGGCCACTGCAATCCGCGCATCAATGCCGCCATTGCCAGGCAACTTCAAGAATTTGAACACGTGATCTATGCCGGACTGGTCCATGAACCGGCGTTGCAGCTTTCGGCGCGTCTTGCGCAGTTGAGCGAGAAGCGTTTGCCCCGTTGTTTCTTTTCGGATAACGGCAGCACCGCCGTAGAAGTGGCAATGAAGATGGCCTACCAGTCCTTCTGGAATCGCGGTCTTCGGGAACGGCGGAAGTTTGTCACGCTGGGCGGCGGCTACCATGGCGATACCTTCGGGGCAATGGCCGTCGGGGCGCGCGGCGTCTTTCATCAGGCCTTTGCCCCGCTGCTTTTCCCCGTACACAGCATCCCGCAGCCGCACGTTCCCTTTGCCTTTTTTCGAAACGAGCCAGCGGCGCTGCAGAGCCTGCAACCGACGCTGACTGCCCTGGCCGAGCTGCTGCAGCGAGAGGGGGAGACGATCTGCGCACTGATCCTGGAACCAATTGTTCAGGGCGCTTCCGGCGCCTTCAATTTCTACCCGCCGATTCTCCTGCGCCAAATCCGCGAGCTTTGCGATCGGCACGAAGTCCTGCTGATTGCCGACGAGGTCTTTACCGGTTGTGGCCGGCTGGGGCGGATGTTCGCCTTCGAGCACGCCGGCGTCTGGCCGGATTTGATGGCGCTCTCCAAAGGTCTGAGCGGCGGCTATTTACCCTTTGCCGCGACCCTCGCCAGCGAACAGGTCTTCGCCGCCTTCCTGAGCAATGAGCGTCAGAACACGCTGTTTCATGGCCACAGCATGACCGCCAGCGCGCTGGGCTGTGCTGCAGCCCTGGCCAGTCTCGATCTACTTGCTGAGGGCGCACTGCAGCAGTCCGCAGCGCTGGAAGCCCAGCACAAGCGCGCTCTTCTAAAACTGCAATCAGGAGCGGTCGCCGATCTAATTGGCGAAGTGCGGCAGCTGGGTTCCGTGGCGGCAGTCAAACTGCGGATCGATGCCGCCTATACCTCCGAATTTGGCTGGCGCTTCATGCAGGCCGCCATGGAGCGGGGCGCCCTGCTGCGGCCGCTGGGGGACGTAATTTATCTTACGCCTTGCTACAATATTTCTGAATCGCAGCTGGGCGAATGTTACTTGATCATCGAGGGAATCTTGCAGGAGTTTCTGGCGAAGGGCATCATTCGGCCCTCCGCCAGCTAA